In Lactiplantibacillus pentosus, the sequence GTGCCGGTGGACAAGTGACCTTTACCGGGACGTACGCAGAACTGTTGGCTTCGGATACATTGACTGGTCACTGGTTGCGTCAGCCACATCAGTGGGGCATCGAGCGGCCAGTCAAGTCGACGCTGGCCTTAACGCACGTGAGCGAAAACAACTTGCAAGATGTCAGCGTTGACGTGCCGTTGGGCATGATGACGGTCATTTCAGGTGTGGCGGGTTCAGGTAAGAGCTCGTTAGTGACTGCTTTGAAGCGGCAGCTAAAGACCGACTACATTGACCTAGCGCAAACTCCCGTGGGACTCAATATTCGTTCGACGCCCGCCACATATTTAGGCGTTTTGGACGCAATTCGCCAATTATTCGGCAAGACTAATGGCGTCGCGACTAGCTGGTTCAGCTACAATGGTAAGGGCGCTTGTCCGCGGTGTAAAGGCAAGGGTGTGACGATCACCAATATGGCATTCATGGATCCCGTCGTTCAGACCTGTGAGTTGTGTCATGGGCAACGTTATAATGAGACCGCACTCAGTTACACCTATCTGGGCAAAACGATTGCGGAAGTACTGCAATTATCCGTGACTAAGGCGCTTGAATTCTTTGCGGATACGGCCAAAGTTGCCGCGCCGTTGAACAATTTGGTGCGCGTCGGTTTAGGCTATTTGACACTCGCACAGCCACTGACGACCTTGTCAGGTGGCGAGCTACAGCGCTTGAAGCTGGCAGTTGAGCTTGGTAAACAGGGGACGGTCTATTTATTAGACGAACCAACCGCGGGACTACATTTGCAGGATACACAACGGCTATTGAAGTTATTTGCTGAGTTAGTCGATGCAGGCAATAGCCTGATTATTATCGAACACAACTTGGCAGTCATCAGTCAGGCAGATTGGTTGATTGACGTCGGCCCAGATGCTGGGCGGTATGGTGGCCAGATTCAGTACAGTGGCACGCCGCGAGACGCCGTAGCAGTCAACGACTCACGGACCGGCGCGGCCCTGAAGGCTTGGATGCAAGCTTAAAGTGAATCATGAAAATAAATGTAAACAAAAAGCACGCGCAAAATAAATTGCGCGTGCTCTTTTAGAAGGGCGGTAGGTGGGAATCGAACCCACGCGTGCCGGAGCCACAATCCGGTGCGTTAACCACTTCGCCACTACCGCCATCACGTTAGCTTTTCGCCAACATATCTAGTATACACTAAAATGCTGGGGTGCATAGTGTTTTTTCTGGATTTTTGAAAATTAATGTAAATGACGTGGCGTCAAGTGATGAGCATACGGTGGTGAGTCTGGGGCTGATTGAATGAGCCAATGGTTCTATGCCTGTGATGCCGCGATTCTAAGACCTTCAAATCTAAGTGAGCGTGCTCAAAATGGGGCGTAATCATTGATGAAAAATGAGTAAGTAGTTGTCACCGGTCAATAATGTTTGTGTTAAATAATAAGAATATAAATAATAATCGCTGGAATCGTTTTCATTCATCGATTAACGCGGTATACTATCAGTGGGTAAAATTATATGAACATCATGTTTTGATAATGGTAAACCTTTGGAGGGGCAATTCATGAAGAATAATCAGGAATACGTAATGATGGCAGCGCGTAAAAATCGGCGCTTTTGGCTTGCAGCGGGGACGGCGTTGTTAGTATGGCAAGTCAACAATCAAACAGCTCAGGCGGATGTTCAACAGACGCCAACGAGTAGTGCTGATACGACCGTTGTCACAGCTAATGCGACAGCAGCGTCGAATGTCGTTCAATTGCAGAGTGGCGCTAAGACTAGCATGAAGACGACACCGACCACCGAATCAACTAAGACCGATTCAACGAATCCACAACAGGCTGGCAGTGATTCTCAAGCCACGTCAGCGAGTGGGACTGTTAGTTCAGCCGCAAAGACTGGTGAGTCTGGCCAGGCTGCGTCGGACTTGACCGCGGAAGCGGATAATCGAGCAAAAAGCGTAAGTACAACACCGTATACCGATGGTGGCAACAATGTTGAAAATAAACAAAATACCACCACTGTGACAACAAGTGCAGACAAATCAGCAACCGGGTCACAGTCGACTACTGAAACCGGTACAACACCAGCACAATCTGTTGAAACCGATAAAGCTGTTTCTGCCGGCGATTCAGTGCCAGTTGATTCAGCCACGAAAGCCAATCAAGTTGATGATACAAGCCTGTCCACCGATGGTTATGACACGGTTAGTACAGACGTCAATAGCGGTCAGCCTAGTGAAACCGACAAGACTGGAACGGATGAGACACGATCGTCCGCTGATGGGATTGGCTCGCAGACTGTGACCGATGAGAGAACCAGTGCGGGACTCACTGCGGATTCACTCAGCAACTTACAGCCAAGGTTAGCCCAAGTTCAAGCCAGTTCGTTACAGTTAGATACCGTGGATGCGGCGCCAACCGTAGCGCAGGATTATGCCGCCTGGGATGCAATCACGGATACGACCCGCAAAGGCATCATGGGGACTTCTGAATGGTGGATCGATGACAGTGATAATACGCTGCACTTAGGGACTGGGCAATTGGCGGATGCTAATGTTCAGTTTGATGATAATGCTGAAGTGACAGATTGGGGCAATGTGGGCTGGGGCCAATATGTAGAAGCACATAATGCAAAGTTGACGCTGTTGGGGCTAATGCACGTGGGCTATTTAATGGGTTAACTTTTAAACTAAGTAATGAAGAAAACCCGAACATGTTTTTTTCTCAGATAAGTGTCGAACAAACGACGGATATGTCCTATATGTTTGAGCGAGCAACGTTTATGACCTCCTGGGTGTATCTCAATCTTTGGTCTAGTTCGGCTGACTCGGTCAATGCCTCACATATGTTTGAAAACGTCAAGTGTATTGGAAATGCTGATAGTGATAAACGAGTGTTAGTCACACTGCCAGCTCTCGCTGAAGCTTATTCTGATATGTCTTACATGTTTAATAATAGTGAATTTTCAAAAATCACTATAGCAGCAGATGATTCTGATGCCTCTAAACTAACGAGTCAAGTGACGAATATGGCGTACATGTTTAATAATTGTACGCAACTAATGGCACTTTACCTAAGCAAATTTGATACGCACAATGTTACAGATATGTCCCATATGTTTAATGGCGATGAAAATCTGGGGAAACTGGTGATTAGTACCTATTCCCCCAATAATCCTGACCAGACTTTTGATACCAGTAATGTCACTAATATGTCGCACATGTTTACGCGCTGCGATGCATTAGGTAGCTTAGATGTTAGCGGCTTTATCACCAGCAAGGTGACTAATATGTCCCATATGTTTGAATACTGTTATGCGACTATATTAGACGTTGCAAATTTTGATACCAGTCAGGTTACGGATATGCAAGCAATGTTCAATGGTGCAGTCCATGTGAAGACATTAGATCTGAGCAATTTTGATACACATTTGATCACTAATATGGATAATATGTTTACAAACTGTGAAAGTTTAACTAGCCTGATATTACCAACGCACTTTGTAGATCAGCAAGTGACGAGTATGAGGCAGATGTTCACTAATTGTGCGACGCTCACAAGTATTGATCTTGTAGATGATTTTGATACCCGTAATGTGACCAACATGGATCAACTGTTTTCTGGTTGTCAAAAGCTGACCAGCCTAGATGTCAGTCAACTTGATACGAGCCATATAACGAACATGGCAGATTTCTTCAATGATTGTGAATCTTTAACAAATATTGAGGGTCTTACACATCTAAACACGGCTGCAGTCACAACAATGGCCAACATGTTCAGCAATTGTCGCTCATTAACGGCACTTGACCTGTCAAACTTTGAGACCAGTCGGGTGACTACGATGGCCAACATGTTTAATAATTGTGCCTCGTTGCCTGTGTTAGATGTATCAAGTCTTGACACTAGCCAGGTCGTGAATATGGCCAACATGTTTGCTGGCTGTGCAGCATTAAGCGCATTGGATACAACGCCATTGAAGACAACCAATGTGACTAACATGTCAGGGATGTTTATGGGAGACCGAGCACTTGTTTCGCTAGATATTAGTAAATTGGCGACTAGTCAGGTCACAACGATGAGTCACATGTTCGAAGATGTGTTTGCGGATCAAAAAGTGCAAGCGTTTACGGGGCTTGAAAAGTTGGATACAAGCAACGTGACAGACATGTCCTATATGTTTGCAGGTTTCTTCTTGCCAGTTGCAATGTCATTGAACCTTGTTAATTTTGATACTCGTAAAGTGTTGAATATGCAAGGAATGTTCAAGGGTTATGTTAATTTCAAAGATAACTATTTAGGCTATCTGCAAACAGGCAATGTGACGGATATGTCCTATATGTTAAGTGGTCTCGTCAATCATACTCAGTTTACTTGGTCTAATAATTTAGATACGCACAGCGTGACAACGATGGCTTATATGTTTAGCGACTCACCGGATATGGAAACGTTTGTCTGGAAGCAACAATTAAGTATGGACCAGGTTACAGACATGCAAGGGATGTTTGCAAATGACATCGCTTTAGCTCATGTCGATTTTGACCAGTTTGATACCAGTCAAGTGACGGACATGACGGCGATGTTCAGTGGTGATACTCTCTTGGCAACACTGGACTTGACCAGTTTTGATACCAGCAATGTCGAGAGTATGTACAAAATGTTTTATTTGGATAGTGCGCTCAAAAATTTGAATCTTTCATCGTTCAGTGGTGAAAAACTGCAGTTGACTTATGCGACGTTATTACCGCTTAGGGTGTTTGGTTTATTTAACTTGATAATGGATGACACTAATGATAGCGAACCACAGATGGGCCGGTATCAGACGCATCTAAATACATTGATACTTGGCCAAAAAACAAGACTATCGTTGTCTAAGCCAACAAGTGTGATCGATTGGGTTGATGCATCTACAGCAGAAGGAAAGGAAATAATTGCCGAGTTTTCCACAGTTGAGGCCCTGGAGCAAGCTTTAGCACAGTTTGGCCTAAAGCCCGATTGGCTGGTAAGTGCAGATTTAGCACCGTCTCAAGGGTTCGATGGTGTTTGGATCAACAATGCCACCGCCGAGACACTCACCTCAGAACAGCTCATGGCCCGCTACGATGGGACCAACCCGCTTGCAACTGATGCCACCTGGACCTGGCAGAATATTCTGGGCAAGGATTTGCAGGTGATTAGTGGGACGAACAGTTCTTGGGCACCCAAAGATAGTCTCGCTGGTTTGATTGATACGAGTATGACGGTTGATGATTTAACAACCACGGTCACGGACGCAACGACTAATCAAACTTTAACGTCGAGCCAGTTAAATGCGCTATTGCAACAGCCAGCTCATTCGGGTCAATATCAAGTTGCTTATCAGTACACTGATGGTGATGGGACCAAACAGATTTCCGTACCCGTTACACTATCATTGGTTGCTAATCAGAGTCTCATCACCACTAAGGATTCAGTCTTACAACTAGGGACGACATGGACTGCGGCCGATAACATTGCTTCGCTACTGGATGCTGACGGGTCGGTCACTGATTTAACCAAGGTCAATGGTGTTGTTAGTGTTAATGGAATTGAAAACGGTACCGTTGGCACAACGATTCCGGGCGTCTATCAAATTGACTATCAAATAACTGACAGTACTGGCACGGTGCGGACAGCCACGGCTACTGTGATTGTCAACGGGCTAACACTTAAAGAAACCCAGGTCAACGTTTCAACAGATGACCGGTGGGATCCGCTGACCAATATCGACAAGGCGATTGATGATCAGGGTAATGAAGCTACGGTTGAACTCACAATTACGGATGCGAATGATGCAGAAGTCGCCAACATCAAGAAACCGGGAAGTTATCAACTCAACTATCACTTTACGGATGCGCATGGTGAACATACTGCGACCGCAGCGGTGAACGTTAAGGCTGATGAGAATCATGCTGATTTGCAGGTTAAAGATAGTCGCGTTTATCAATTCGGTACTTGGACCCCAACGGACAATTTTGTATTAGCAATGGATTCCGATGGCGAAACGCTGGATATCTCGGCTCTGAGTGTTACTGGTACGGTTGACTTGAATCAGGTCGGAAAATACACTATCACCTATCAGTTTACTGATCAATTCGGCGTTGCGCATTCGGCACAAGCTACGGTTGAGGTGCTGGAAAATCAAGCGGCAATTAGCTTAGATAATAACAGTGGCACGCTGTATGCGAACGGTATTTGGAATCCAGCTAGCGTTGTCGTGAACGCAACTGATGTGGATGGTACCACGGTTGAAGCTACGAAAATTAAATGTAGCGGAACAGTAGATATGACTACACCTGGCGAAAATAAATTAACCTACAGTTTCGTGGACAGCATTGGAAAAGAGCATAGCAAGAACACTACGGTGACGGTGCTGGAGAATCAAGCGGCAATTAACGTAGATAATAACAGTGGCACGCTGTATGCCAACGGTATTTGGAATCCAGACAGTGTTGTCGTGAGCGCGACTGATGTGGATGGCACTGTGGTTGAAGGTTCGGAAATCAAGCGTAGTGGAACAGTAGATATGACCACACCTGGCGAATATGAGTTAACTTACAGTTTCGTGGATAGCCTTGGAAAAGAACACAGCAAGAACACTACGGTGACGGTGCTAGAAAATCAAGCGGCGATTAACGTCGATAACAACAGTGGCACGCTGTATGCCAACGGTATTTGGAATCCAGACAGTGTTGTCGTGAACGTGACTGATGTGGATGGTACAGCGGTCGAAGGTGCGAGAATTAAATGTAGCGGAACGGTAGATATGACCACACCTGGTGATTATAAATTAACTTACAGTTTCGTGGACAGCCTTGGAAAAGAACACAGCAAGGACACTACGGTTGAGGTGCTGGAAAATCAAGCGGCAATTAGCGTAGACAATAACAGTGGCACGCTGTATGCACATGGCGTTTGGAATCCAGCTAGCGTTGTCGTGAACGCGACTGACGTGGATGGTACCACGGTCGAAGATACGAGAATCAAGTGCATCGGAACGGTCGATATGAGCACGCCTGGCGATTATGAATTGACATACAGCTTTAAGGACAGTCTTGGTCACGAAAAAAGTACGAGTACTACGGTAAAGGTACTGGAAAATCATGCGGCAATTAGCGTCGACAATAACAGTGGAGCGCTCTATGCACACGGCGTATGGAATCCAGCTAGCGTTGTCGTGAACGCGACTGATGTGGATGGTACAGCGGTCGAAGGTGCGAGAATTAAATGTAGCGGAACGGTAGATATGACCACACCTGGCGATTATGAGTTAACTTATAGTTTCGTGGACAGCCTTGGAAAAGAACACAGCGAGAACACTACGGTGACGGTGCTGGAAAATCAAGCGGCAATTAGCGTCGACAATAACAGTGGCGCGCTCTATGCACACGGCGCATGGAATCCAGCTAGCGTTGTCGTGAACGCGACCGATGTGGATGGTAGTACGGTCGAAGATGCGAGAATCAAGTGTATCGGAACAGTCGATATGAGCACGCCTGGCGAATATGAGTTAACTTACAGCTTTAAGGACAGTCTTGGTCACGAAAAAAGTACGAGTACTACGGTAACGGTACTGGAAAATCAAGCGGCAATTAGCGTCGACAATAACAGTGGCGTGCTCTATGCACAGGGTGCTTGGAATCCGGATAGCATTGTTATCACAGCAACTGACGTGGATGGTACCACGATCGAAGCTTCAAAAATCAAGCGTAGTGGAACAGTAGATATGACCACACCTGGTGATTATAAATTAACATACAGCTTTACGGACAGCCTTGGTCGTGAACAAAGCACGAGCACTACGGTAACGGTGCTGGAAAATCAAGCGGCAATTAACGCAGCCAATAACAGTGGCAAACTGTATGCACATGGTGTTTGGAATCCAGAAAGTGTTGTCATAAACGCGACTGATGTGGATGGTACCACGGTCGAAGCTTCAAAAATCAAGTGTAGTGGAACGGTAGATATGACTACACCTGGTGATTATAAATTAACCTACAGCTTTACGGACAGTCTTGGGCATGAACAAAGCACGAGTACTATGGTAACAGTTCTAGAAAATCATGCGTCGATTAACGTCGATAATAACAGTGGCAAACTCTATGCACACGGTATTTGGAATCCAGATAGCGTTGTCGTAAAAGCAGTTGACGTTGATGGCACCGCGGTCGAAAATACGAGAATCAAGCTTAGCGGAACAGTAGATGTCACTAAAGCTGGTGACTATGAATTGATCTACAGTTTTAAGGATATGCTTGGTCATAAGCAAAGCAAGAGTACCACGGTGACGGTGCTAGAAAGTCAAGCGGCAATTAGCGTAGATAATAACAGTGGCACGCTGTATGCCAACGGTATTTGGAATCCAGCTAGTGTTGTCGTCACAGCAACTGACGTGGATGGTACCACGGTCGGAGATGCGAAAATCAAGCGTAGTGGAACAGTTGATGTCACTAAACCTGGTGACTATGAATTGATCTACAGTTTTAAGGATATCCTTGGGAACGAACAAAGTACGAGTACTACGGTAACGGTGCTGGAAAATCATGCGTCGATTGACGTAGATAATAACAGTGGCACGCTGTATGCCAACGGTATTTGGAATCCAGATAGCATTGTTATCACAGCGACTGATGTGGATGGTGCCACGGTCGAAGCTTCAAAAATCAAACGTAGTGGAACTGTTGATATGACCACACCGGGCGCTTATGAGTTGATCTACAGCTTTATGGACAGTCTTGGTCATGAGCAAAGCACGAGTACTACGGTAACGGTGCTGGAAAATCAAGCGGCAATTAACGTCGACAATAACAGTGGCGCGCTCTATGCACACGGCGTTTGGAATCCAGATAGCATTGTCGTGAAAGCAATTGATGTTGACGGTACCACGGTCGAAGCTTCGAAAATCAAGCACAGTGGAACCGTTGATATGGACACACCGGGCGCTTATGAGTTGATCTACAGCTTTATGGACAGTCTTGGGCATGAACAAAATACGAGCACAACGGTAACGGTACTGGCAAACTTAGCAGATATTAAGGTGAAGACTTCCGGTGATAAGCTGTATACACATGGCGTTTGGAACTCAGATAGCGTTGTCGTCACAGCAATTGACGTGGATGGTACAGCGGTCGAAGATGCGAAGATTAAGCGTAGTGGAACAGTAGATATGAACACACCTGGCGAGTATGAACTAACCTACAGCTTTACGGATAGCCTTGGGCATGAACAAAGTACGGGCACTACGGTGACAGTGCTGGCAAACTTGGCAGCGATTAACGTCGATAATAACAATGGTAAGCTCTATGCCCATGGTGTTTGGAATCCAAATAGCATTGTCGTGAACGCAATTGATGTTGATGGTACCACGGTCGAGAATGTGAGAATCAAGCGTGTTGGATCAGTCGATACGACTACACCTGGTGATTATGAACTAACTTACAGCTTTAAGGATAGTCTCGGACATGAACAAAGTACGCGCGCTACGGTAACGGTGCTGGAAAATCATGCGGCGATTGAAGTAGATAATAACAGTGGCAAGCTTTATGCCCACGGCGTTTGGAATCCAGATAGAATTGTCGTGAACGCAGTGGATGTTGATGGTACCACGGTCGAGGATGCGAGAATCGAGCGTAGTGGAACAGTAGACATGACCACACCTGGCGATTATAAATTGACCTACAGCTTTACGGACAGCCTTGGTCATGAACAAAGTACGAGTACTACGATAACAGTACTGGAAAATCATGTGGCAATTAACGTCGACAATAACGGTGGCAAGCTTTATGCCCATGGTGTTTGGAATCCAGAAAGCATTGTGATCACAGCAGTTGATGTTGATGGTACCACGGTCGAGAATGCGAGAATCAAGCGTAGTGGATCAGTTGATATAACTACACCTGGCGATTATAAACTAACTTACAGCTTTACGGATAGCCTCGGGCATGAACAAAGCACGGGCACTACGGTGACGGTACTAGAAAATATGGCCGGCATCAAGGTTAAATCAACTACTGAGAGTTTTCGAATCGGTGCAAAATGGTCTGAGAAGGATAACTTCGATAGTGCGACCGATGTTGATGGGACACCTATTAATTTATCTAATATTGATATTGAGAGTACTGTAAATTCAGAGGTGGCTGGTCAATACAAGGTCACATATAGCTTCACTGATCAACAAGGTAAGCTTCGAAGCGCTGAAGTTCCAGTTGAAGTGCTAGCAAACCTAGCTGGTATCAGGGCTAAATTCACGACTGAAAGCTTCCGCATTGGGGCAAAATGGTCGGCGGAAGACAGCTTTGATAGCGCAACAGATGTTGATGGGACACCAGTTGATTTGGCTGATATAGACATCACCAGTACAGTTGACCCGGAAAAAGTTGGCCAATACAAGGTCACGTATAGTTTCACAGACCAACAAGGCCAACTCCGAAAAGCTGACGTTATGGTTGAAGTATTGGCAAACTTGGCAGGCATCAGGGTTAAATCAACCACTGAGAGTTTCCGAATCGGCGCAAAATGGTCTGAAAAAGACAACTTTGATTGCGCGACAAATGTCGATGGTACAGCGGTTGCTTTATCTGATGTAGACATCACCAGCACGGTTGACTCAAAAGCAGTCGGGCAATACATGGTCACATATAGTTTCACGGACCAGCAAGGCACAGTGCAACAAGTAATCGTACCAGTGAATGTGTTGGCAAACTATGCCAATTTGCAACTTAACCAGACTGAACTTAGTTTTCGTGCAGGAGATAATCGCTGGCAACCAGAAAGCAATATCGCGGCAGCAACTGATATTGATGGTCGTGCCATTGATTTAGCCACCATGCAGATTACGAATACGGTTGATTCAACAACGCCTGGGACGTATTTAGTCAACTATGCCTTCACGGATTCATTCAATCAGACACATCGTGCAACAGCGACGGTAACGGTCTTGGACAACTTGGCAGCGTTAACAATGGTGCAACAACACGTTACACTTTACCTAGGCAATCGGCAGTGGCAACCAGAAGATAACTTTGGCGGTGCTAAAAACGTCGATGGCAGTGCAATCACGTTTGACCAGCTACAAGTTCTCGGTCACTATGATTTAAAGGTAGTCGGTGATTATGAATTAACGTACCAATTCACTGACCAGTTAGACCATTTGCGGACGGCCCGGTTCACGGTGACAGTTGCTGAAAATCAGTCGACGATTGTGGTTGAGAAGACGGCGGTTACATTGCATGTTGGTGATACTTGGGTACCGATGATGAACTTCGTGAGTGCGACTGACATGGATGGCCAGGCGATAGCTGAAAATCGCATTTCGGTGAATGTGACAAAATTAAATCAGCGATTGCGTCTGATGATGATGCGGTCACGCGCACTACCAATCGTTGATACAATGGTGGTTGGAAGTTATCAGGTCAGCTATCAGTTCATCGATGGTAATGGGAACTTGCAAGAATTAGCCACAACGGTCAGTGTGTTACCAAACGAGTCCGCGCTGAAGTTGGCTGCAAACGATATCACGCTCTATGCTGGTGATGAGTGGCAGCCGATGGCAAACGTGGTCAAAGCGACGAATGTTGACGGGACACCCGTAATGGCAGACCAGCTCAGGATTTCTGGGAGCGTTAATCCAAACGTCGTCGGTCAGTATCGCGTTTTATACAGCTTCGTTGATCAGCAGAATAAGCTGCAGCAGGCGGTGACGACCGTAAACGTATTAGCTAACCAGGCGGCACTTTTGCTAAAACATGATCAGGTCGCACTGACGGTCGGTGATGAGTGGCAGCCATTAGCTAACTTACAACTGGCCCGTGATGTGGATGGGCACGAAATTGCGTCAACTGATTTAGTCATCGATGGGCAGGTTGACACAGCAACTCCAGGGACGTATCAAGTCCGTTATCAATTCACGGATATGCGAGGCCATGAGCAACAAGCAGTCGCGATGGTCACAGTCGTTGAACCAATTGTTTTCGATCAGGCGTTATTGCGTTTGCACGCGGAAACGGTGACTTTACGTGCTGGCGCAACTTGGGCGCCATTATCAAACGTGGCTGAAGTGCTAGATTCTGACGGTAGCACTCAGACGAGTGAGCAAGTCAGCGTGCAGGGCACTGTCGATTTGACTCAAGCCGGCAAATATCTGTTAACGTATCATTTCTTAGACCAACTTGGTCATGACCACAGCGCAACGGCCACGATTATTGTATTGGAAAATGAAGCCAGTCTTAAATTGCGGACGACAGCAGTCACGTTGAAAGTCGGCCAGAAGTGGGATGCAAC encodes:
- a CDS encoding prolipoprotein diacylglyceryl transferase, with translation MKNNQEYVMMAARKNRRFWLAAGTALLVWQVNNQTAQADVQQTPTSSADTTVVTANATAASNVVQLQSGAKTSMKTTPTTESTKTDSTNPQQAGSDSQATSASGTVSSAAKTGESGQAASDLTAEADNRAKSVSTTPYTDGGNNVENKQNTTTVTTSADKSATGSQSTTETGTTPAQSVETDKAVSAGDSVPVDSATKANQVDDTSLSTDGYDTVSTDVNSGQPSETDKTGTDETRSSADGIGSQTVTDERTSAGLTADSLSNLQPRLAQVQASSLQLDTVDAAPTVAQDYAAWDAITDTTRKGIMGTSEWWIDDSDNTLHLGTGQLADANVQFDDNAEVTDWGNVGWGQYVEAHNAKLTLLGLMHVGYLMG